The sequence GGCGCCGCCTTCGGCGATTTTGCCTTTGAACATGTTGGCCATATAGAAGAAGCCTTCCAACTGCGGGTTGTCGCTGAACAGTTTCAGACCCAGCGCCCAGGTGGTGCAGATAAGCAGCCAGACAGCCGGCACCAGCGTCACCCAAACGTACTGCGCGCGTTTCATCTTGATCAGGATAACGGTGCCCAGCACCAGCGCCACGGCGGCCAGCATCTGGTTGGAGATGCCGAACAGCGGCCACAGGCTCTTCACGCCGCCCAGCGGATCCACCACGCCCTGATACAGCAGGTAGCCCCACAGCCCGACGCAACCGGCGGTGCCGATCACGCCGGCGATCAGCGAGTCGGTTTTCTTCAGGAACGGCACGAAGTTGCCCAGCAGATCCTGCAGCATAAAGCGTCCGGCGCGGGTGCCCGCATCCAGCGCGGTCAGAATGAACAGCGCCTCAAACAGGATGCCGAAGTGATACCAGAAGCCCATGTCGGCGCCCGGAATGATCTGGTGGAATACGTGCGCAATACCCACCGCCAGCGTCGGCGCGCCGCCGGCGCGGTTGAGAACGGAAGGCTCGCCGATATCTTTCGCCGTTTGCAGGATCTGCTCGGGAGAAATCACGAAGCCCCAGGAGCTGACCGCCGCCGCCGCGTGCGCGGAGACATCCTGCAGTTGCGCCAGGATCATCGGCGCATCCGCCGTGCCCAGACGGTGCAGATCCGGCATGGTAATGCCCAGCGCCGCCGGCGGGGTGTTCATCGCGAAGTACAGACCCGGCTCGATGATAGAGGCCGCCACCAGCGCCATGACCGCCACGAAGGACTCCATCAGCATCGCGCCATAGCCGATGAAACGGGCGTCGTTTTCGTTAGCCAGCAGTTTCGGCGTAGTGCCGGAGGCGATCAGCGCGTGGAAGCCGGAAACCGCGCCGCAGGCGATGGTGATAAACAGGAACGGGAACAGCGTACCCTTCCACACCGGACCGGTGCCGTCGATAAACTGTGTTACCGCCGGCATTTTCAGATCCGGATTGAGGATCACGATACCGATGGCCAGACCGACAATCACCCCGATTTTCAGGAAGGTAGCCAGATAGTCGCGCGGCGCCAGGATCAGCCATACCGGCAGCAGAGCGGAAATAAACGCATAGCCGATCAGCGTAAAGGTGATGGTGGTATCTTTAAAGGTCAGCGCCGGTCCCCAGTACGGGTCATGGGCCACCACGCCGCCAAACCAGATGGACAGCACCAGCAGCACGATACCGATCACCGATACCTCGCCCACGCGACCGGGGCGGATAAAGCGCATATAGATGCCCATAAACAGCGCGATCGGCACCGTGGAGCACACGGTAAACACGCCCCACGGGCTTTCCGCCAGGGCTTTCACCACAATCAGCGCCAGAACGGCCAGAATAATAATCATGATCAGGAAACAGCCGAACAGGGCGATGGTGCCCGGCACCGGCCCCAGCTCTTTCTTGACCATTTCCCCCAGCGACGCGCCGTTGCGTCGGGTAGACAGGAACAGCACCATAAAGTCCTGCACCGCGCCGGCCAGCACTACGCCGCCCAGCAGCCACAGCGTACCCGGCAGATAGCCGACCTGCGCCGCCAGAACCGGGCCGACCAACGGACCCGCGCCGGCGATGGCCGCGAAGTGGTGCCCGAACAACACGTTGCGGTTGGTCGGAACGTAGTTGAGACCGTCGTTATTCACCACCGCCGGCGTCGCCCTGGTGGGATCCAGCCGCATCACTTTCTCGGCGATATACAGGCTGTAGTAGCGGTAGGCCACCAGATAGACGGCAACGGAAGCGACGATAATCCATAACGCGCTGACATGCTCGCCGCGGCGTAGCGCAACCACACCCAGACAAGCCGCCCCGATGATCCCGAGGATTACCCAGGGGATGTGTTTAAGAAAGGTACTGCTCTTCATAAGACATCCTTCATTAAAATTAAAAGCCGTAATCGTTTGATTTTGATGTTTATTAAAAAAATAGTGCGCTGGCGTCGATCGTCGGATTCATCCGTCGCGCGTTGTATTCGGATAAATGGAAATGGTCAGGTTGCAGCACATTACGTTATCGCACGCGCGTGCAGGGGGAGGATTTCGCCAGCCGGTAAAATAGCGAGCTAAGCGGTTGGAATCGCCCGGTGAACGGTTGGAGAAAAAAACGCCGGGCTGTCAGCGCCGTGAAACGTTAAGCTGCGGCGTCAGAAAGGCGTTGCGGAAATATTCGCGAATAGCCTGCATCGGCGGGGTGAATACCGCGTCACGATGCCAGGCCAGCCCGACGCTCATCGGATGCACGGCATCTTTCAGGGAACGGGTTTCGATACGCCGCCCTTCCAGCGACCACGGCCGGTAAACCAGATCGGATAAAATCGCCACGCCCAGACCGTTCGCCACCATGCTGCGCACCGCTTCCACCGAGCTGGTGCGCAGCATAATGCGCGGACGATATCCGCTCAGTTCCCAATAGCGCATGGCGCTGTGATCCGCCTCATCCACCGTCAGCATGATAAAGGGTTCTTGCGCCACATCGGCCAGACTCACCTGCGGTTTTTCACACAGCGGGTGGCGGCTGGGCAGCCATAGCCGTCGCTCGGAGTTAAACAACTTTTCCGCGGTGATTTCCGGGTGGGTGAGATTGGCGGTCAACACCAGCGAGATATCCAAGGAGCGGTCGATCAGCCCCTGCTCGATGTCGCTGCGTTCCCGTTCATTCAGATTGATGGTGATATGCGGAAAGCCGTAGGCCAGGCGTTGCAGGTGAAACGGCAAAAAGTACCCCATTACCGTGTAGCTGGCCGCGATGTTCAGCGCCCCTTTGGTGCGATTATCCGTGAGCGGCAACATCATCGCGTCATCAACGCTGCGCAGAATGGAATAGGCATGATTGAGAAAGTAGCTGCCGCTTTCGGTCAGCGTCATACCGTGGACCGAGCGCAGAAACAGCGGTTTCCCCAGCATGTTTTCCAGTTCCTGGATCGCCGCGGTCACCGCCGACTGTGAAATATTCAAATGGATGGCCGCCTGGGATATTTGCCCCATCTCGGCGGTCGCCACGAAATACCGAACCTGACGTAGTGTAATCATATCTTTCTCTTATTGTTGCAGCGTTCTGTTTTTCAGATATTCATCCATCTGAAAATACGTCTTTCCGAATGGAAAAAATTCACTCTATATTATTTTTAAACAAAGACATCACAAATAAGAAATAGTTATGAAACATGAAATCGATCTGAATTCCGATATGGGTGAGAATTTCGGCTCTTGGGCAATAGGCGATAATGTCGATAAAGAAATTATGCCTTATATAAGTTCCGCCAATATTGCCGCCGGTTTTCACGCCGGCGATCCCAATACCATAAGCCAGACAATTGAATTAGCGAAATATCATGGCGTAGCGATTGGCGCCCATCCCGGATTTCGTGATTTGGTGGGATTCGGACGACGGCATATTAATATTACGCCGCAGGAGTTGACTAATGACATTATTTATCAATTAGGCGCGTTGCGCGAATTCGCCAGCCTGCATCAGGTGCCGCTACAGCATATAAAACCGCACGGCGCACTGTATATGCACCTGGCGCGGGATCGGGCCGCCGCGCAGCTATTTGCGGCCACGTTACATGCGCTGTCCCCCGATTTATTGCTGTACTGCCTGCACGGCTCCGCGCTGTGGCAGGCGGCGACAAAGCTACAACACCCTGTTATTTGTGAGTTTTATGGCGACAGAGAGTATGACCGCAGCGGATCGATCGTCTTTGTGCGCCGGGTCAATCCGCTCGATCCCGAGCAGGTGGCGCAGAAAGTATTACGCGCCTGCCGGGAAGGGAAAGTGCGTACCGTTGAAGGCGACGATATTCCCGTGGCGTTTGATTCAGTCTGTATTCACAGCGATACCCCAGGGGCGCAGGCATTAATCAAGAGCACGCGCGAACGGCTTAATGACGCCGATATTAATGTTAAATCCCCAGTCAGAATAATTTCTTATCCCACATCTTAATAATATAAGGAGAGTTTGAGATGAAAGAATATGAGGTGTGCTCCCCTCTACCCGGTATTTTTTATCGGCAACCCGCGCCGGATGCGGCCGTTTTTATCCAGGAAAAAGATATTGTTACTGAAAACACCGTCATTGGATTAATTGAGGTCATGAAGCAATTCAGCGAAGTTTATGCAGAGCAGGCCGGGCAATTAATTTCATTTAACATCGGCAACGGCGAGGCTGTCGAGCCAGGGCAGGTAATAGCCATCATAAAAACGAATACATAAATACCACAATAACGTTTTTCTGCGCAGGGGAGATGAAAATGCCGATAACCAAATTACTTATCGCCAATCGTGGTGAAATAGCGGTACGTATTATCCATGCGGCTAAAAGCCTGGGGATCCCTACCGTGGCGGCATGCAGTGAAGCGGATGCCGATTCTTTGCCCGCCCGCCTGGCCGATGAGGTCTGCATTCTCGGTCCGGCCCGCGCCGACCAAAGCTACCTGAATAGCGATGCGCTGCTTGCGGGCGCCCGCCGCTTCGGCGCCAACGCCATTCATCCGGGATATGGTTTTCTGTCGGAAAACGCCGACTTCGCCCAGGCGGTTGAAGAGGCCGGGCTGCTGTTCGTCGGCCCGACGCCGCACACCATCCGCATGATGGGAGACAAAGCCGTCGCCAGGCGCACCGCGCAGGCGGCCGGCGTTCCGGTGGTGCCCGGTTCCGCCGCCGCGCTGAGCGACATCGATGAAGCGCTGCGCTGCGCGCAAGAGATCGGTTATCCGCTGCTGATTAAAGCAGCGGCCGGCGGCGGCGGTCGGGGCATCCGTATTGCCGCCGACGCGGCGGAGCTGGCGCGTGATTTTCCCATCGCCCGCAGCGAGTCCAACGCCGCATTTGGCTGCGGCGACGTCTATCTGGAACGTTTTATTCAGCATGCGCGGCACATTGAGGTGCAGATACTCGGCGACGGCGAACGGGTTGTACATCTGTATGAGCGGGAATGCTCATTACAGCGACGGCGCCAGAAAATATTTGAAGAGGCGCCCTCGCCGGCGCTCTCCCCCGTTCAGCGCCAGGCCATTTGCCATAGCGCCCTGCAACTGGCGCGGCAGCTGGGGTATCGCGGGGCGGGAACGCTGGAATACCTGTTTGATGAGGAGAGCGGTGAATTCTATTTCATTGAAATGAACACCCGTATTCAGGTGGAGCATCCGGTGAGCGAGATGGTCACCGGAATCGACCTGGTGCAATGGATGCTGCGCATCGCGCAGGGCGAAAAACTCAGCCTGCGCCAGCAGGATATTACTCTCAGCGGCAACGCCTGCGAGATGCGCATCAACGCCGAGGATCCTGAGCGCAATTTTTTCCCCTGCCCCGGCATGGTGGAAAAGCTGGTCTGGCCGCAGGGGGATGGGGTCCGTATCGACAGCCACCTGTTCAGCGGTTACCGCATCCCGCCCTACTACGATTCCCTGCTGGCGAAACTGGTGATTCACGGCGGCGATCGCCGGCAAATGCTGGCGCGCGCGGAGCTGGCGCTGCGCCAGCTCCGCCTGACGGGGATCACGACCACCCAGTCTCTGCATCAGTGGCTGATAGCCGATCCGCGCCTGCAGGCCGGACGGTTCGACACCAACGCGCTGGAGGCGTGGTTAATAGAACGCGCGCCGGCCAAGACGCCGCTTTCCCGGGAGGCCTGAGATGGAAAATAGCGCAATTCGTTACAGCTTTGGCGGCGATGAGCACCTTTTCGCCGAAATTGATCAGGCCATGTCGCTGTCCGCGTTCTTTCGCGGGCTGGCGATTACCCGCGCCCTCGAACGGCGGGCGATCCCCGGCATCCTGGATATTTGCCTGGCTAACGCCTCTTTTCAGATCCGTTTCAATCCGGATGTGGTTGCGCCGCAGGCGCTGCTGGAGGTGGTGCAGCAGGAGGAAAGTCAGGCGCAAACGGTTAACCGGCTCGAAACGCGCATCATTGAAATTCCGGTGCTGTACAACGATCCCTGGACGCATGAAACGCTGATGCGCTTTCGCGATCGCCATCAGGATCCCGACGCCACCGATCTGGAGTACGCCGCCAGCATCAATGGTTATCAGGATATCGCCGGATTTATCGAGGCCCATAGCGCAACGCCGTGGTTTGTGTCGATGGTCGGATTCGTCGCCGGTCTGCCGTTTATGTTTCAGATGGTCGAACGGGAAAAGCAGCTTCAGGTGCCCAAATATCTGCGCCCGCGCACCGATACGCCGCGCCTGTCGCTGGGACACGGCGGCTGCTTCGGCTGTATTTATTCGGTGCGCGGCGCCGGCGGCTATCAGTTATTCGGCGTCACCCCCGCCCCCATTTACGACCCGCAGCAACAGTTGGACTATTTACGCGAATCGCTGGTGTTTTTCCGCGCCGGGGACATCGTGCAGTTCAAGCCCATCGACCGCCAGCGCTATGAGAGGGATGTACAGGCGGTCGAGGCCGGCGCCTTCAGCCTGCGCATCCGGCCCGTAACCTTCGAAGCGGATAAATTCGCCGCCGACCCCGTCGGCTATAAAAAATATCTCCAGGAGGTGCTGTATGCAGATTAAGGTTCTCAAACCCGGGCTGGCGACCTCCGTGCAGGATACGGGACGCGAAGGCTATTACCATCTCGGCATTCCGCCTTCCGGCGGGCTCGACCAGTATTCGCTGCGTATGGCGAATCTGCTGGTGGGAAATCCCGCATCCGCCGCGGTGCTGGAAATCACGCTGCTGGGGCCGGAGCTGGAGTTTAGCGGCGCGGGGGTGGTGGCCCTGTGCGGAGCGAGCATGCAGCCGCAGTTGGACGGCGCGGAGATGCCCATGCATACCGCCTTTAGCGTCAAGGCGGGACAGATACTGCGTTTCGGTTATGCCGCCGCGGGTTGCCGCAGCTATCTGGCCGTCGCCGGCGGTATCGAGGTGCCCCTGGCGCTGGGAAGCCGTTCGACTTATACCCTGGGCGCGCTGGGGGGGCATCAGGGACGCCGTCTGGCGGCGGATGACCTACTTCCCGTAGGGGCGCCCGGCGGCAAAGCCAAACCGGGAACCACCGTACCCGCAGATTGTCTGCCGGCGTTCGGTAAGGACGTCTCGCTGCGCATGGTGCCCGGCCTGTATATCCATCGCCTCACTTCACAAGCGGTGACGCAGTTTTTTGCCGATGACTGGTCGGTGGGAACCGAAGCGGACCGCATCGGCTATCGGCTGAAAGGCGGAAGTCCGCTGGCCTTCCAGCCGCGTACGCCGCCGTTTGGCGCGGGATCGGACCCATCCAATATCGTCGATGCCTGCTATCCGATTGGTTCGGTGCAGGTGCCCGGCGGACTGGAACCGATTGTCCTGCTGCGCGATGCGGTTTCCGGCGGCGGTTATATGACGCTGGGAACGGTGATCGCCGCCGATTTGGATCTTGTCGGCCAGCTACAGCCCAATTATCGCGTTCGCTTTGAGGCGATCTCGCTGGAAGACGCGCTGGAGGCGCGATGGCGCTACCGTCAGCGCCTGGCGCGGCTGGAACATTTGTTGGTGAACTAAACCCACACGGGCCGGACGTCTCTCCCGTCGCTTTTGGCTATGCCGGAACGGCGGGGTTGCCCGCCCTTGATATCGACGATCGCAATCAGGCCGCCTCTGCCGTCCGGCAAGGCATCGCCTGCTTTCCGGAGGTTTACGATGGCTGATTTATCTCAAATTGAAGGTTCGCAGAATGTCACGGCCGCCGAAGCGGTCAGCGACGCGGAGCGGATGGGCAAATTCTCCCTGACGATGGCCTGGTGGGCCGTCTGCAGCGCCATTTTCTATATCGTGGTCGGGGCGTCGCTGGCGTTGAGCTATGGCGCTAAAAACGCCATTATCGGCATGATCCTGTCGATAATCAGCTACGGGCTGGTAAACGGGGCGATTAGCCGTTTCGCCATTCGCAGCGGTTTATCGGTGGCGTTGTTTTCCAATCTGCTGTTCGGACGTCTTGGTTCGGCGCTGGCCACGCTGATTTTCTTCTCCACCGCCATCTACTACGCGGTGTTTGAAGGGGCGGTCATCGCCTATGCCATCCATCATCTTTTCCCCCAGTTAGCCTATTATTGGGCGGCGCTGATCGTGGTGTTATACAGCGTGCCGCTGATTTTCGGCAGCGTACAGCACTGGCTGGACAAGTTTAACGGCGTTTTGCTGCCCTTCTATCTGGCGGGCCTGTTGCTAACCGTACTGGTGGCGATTAACCATTATGGCTATCAGCCGCAATGGCTGGATTTCGGACCGGAGTCGCCGCCGGCTTACGGCTGGTGGAACTGCTTCACCTACTATATGGGGGTATGGATCCTGATGATGTATACCTTCGACTATGCCCGCTTCGGTAAACAGCAAGACATCAATTATCATGCGCAATTCAACTTCGGCATGCCATTCTACCTGATCACCTTCCTGCTGAACGGCGTGGCCGGTATTTATCTGGTCAGCAGCCTTGAACCGCAGGGCGAGGTGAGCGAAGTCGCGGTAGTGGTGGCGATCCTGAACCTGCTGGGGCTATGGGGATTGCTGTTTGTCTGGGTCACCCAGACGCGCATCAACACCGCCAATTATTATCTGGCGACGGTGAATATGCAGGTGTTCTTCGACCGTTTGTTGCGCATCCGCGCTCGTAAGATCGTCTGGGCGTGCATCGTCGGCGCGGTAGTGTACCTGCTGATGCTGGCGGATATTTTCGCCTATATCCTACAGGCGCTGGCCTATCAGGGCGTGTTTGTGGTGGCATGGGTCGGCGTGGCGCTGGG comes from Brenneria nigrifluens DSM 30175 = ATCC 13028 and encodes:
- a CDS encoding carbon starvation CstA family protein, whose protein sequence is MKSSTFLKHIPWVILGIIGAACLGVVALRRGEHVSALWIIVASVAVYLVAYRYYSLYIAEKVMRLDPTRATPAVVNNDGLNYVPTNRNVLFGHHFAAIAGAGPLVGPVLAAQVGYLPGTLWLLGGVVLAGAVQDFMVLFLSTRRNGASLGEMVKKELGPVPGTIALFGCFLIMIIILAVLALIVVKALAESPWGVFTVCSTVPIALFMGIYMRFIRPGRVGEVSVIGIVLLVLSIWFGGVVAHDPYWGPALTFKDTTITFTLIGYAFISALLPVWLILAPRDYLATFLKIGVIVGLAIGIVILNPDLKMPAVTQFIDGTGPVWKGTLFPFLFITIACGAVSGFHALIASGTTPKLLANENDARFIGYGAMLMESFVAVMALVAASIIEPGLYFAMNTPPAALGITMPDLHRLGTADAPMILAQLQDVSAHAAAAVSSWGFVISPEQILQTAKDIGEPSVLNRAGGAPTLAVGIAHVFHQIIPGADMGFWYHFGILFEALFILTALDAGTRAGRFMLQDLLGNFVPFLKKTDSLIAGVIGTAGCVGLWGYLLYQGVVDPLGGVKSLWPLFGISNQMLAAVALVLGTVILIKMKRAQYVWVTLVPAVWLLICTTWALGLKLFSDNPQLEGFFYMANMFKGKIAEGGADLSAQQIANMNHIVTNNYTNAGLSILFLIVVYSIIAYGFKAALAARKNPERTDQETPYVPVPEGGVKLSSGH
- a CDS encoding LysR family transcriptional regulator produces the protein MITLRQVRYFVATAEMGQISQAAIHLNISQSAVTAAIQELENMLGKPLFLRSVHGMTLTESGSYFLNHAYSILRSVDDAMMLPLTDNRTKGALNIAASYTVMGYFLPFHLQRLAYGFPHITINLNERERSDIEQGLIDRSLDISLVLTANLTHPEITAEKLFNSERRLWLPSRHPLCEKPQVSLADVAQEPFIMLTVDEADHSAMRYWELSGYRPRIMLRTSSVEAVRSMVANGLGVAILSDLVYRPWSLEGRRIETRSLKDAVHPMSVGLAWHRDAVFTPPMQAIREYFRNAFLTPQLNVSRR
- a CDS encoding 5-oxoprolinase subunit PxpA; this encodes MKHEIDLNSDMGENFGSWAIGDNVDKEIMPYISSANIAAGFHAGDPNTISQTIELAKYHGVAIGAHPGFRDLVGFGRRHINITPQELTNDIIYQLGALREFASLHQVPLQHIKPHGALYMHLARDRAAAQLFAATLHALSPDLLLYCLHGSALWQAATKLQHPVICEFYGDREYDRSGSIVFVRRVNPLDPEQVAQKVLRACREGKVRTVEGDDIPVAFDSVCIHSDTPGAQALIKSTRERLNDADINVKSPVRIISYPTS
- a CDS encoding acetyl-CoA carboxylase, with the protein product MKEYEVCSPLPGIFYRQPAPDAAVFIQEKDIVTENTVIGLIEVMKQFSEVYAEQAGQLISFNIGNGEAVEPGQVIAIIKTNT
- a CDS encoding acetyl-CoA carboxylase biotin carboxylase subunit, yielding MKMPITKLLIANRGEIAVRIIHAAKSLGIPTVAACSEADADSLPARLADEVCILGPARADQSYLNSDALLAGARRFGANAIHPGYGFLSENADFAQAVEEAGLLFVGPTPHTIRMMGDKAVARRTAQAAGVPVVPGSAAALSDIDEALRCAQEIGYPLLIKAAAGGGGRGIRIAADAAELARDFPIARSESNAAFGCGDVYLERFIQHARHIEVQILGDGERVVHLYERECSLQRRRQKIFEEAPSPALSPVQRQAICHSALQLARQLGYRGAGTLEYLFDEESGEFYFIEMNTRIQVEHPVSEMVTGIDLVQWMLRIAQGEKLSLRQQDITLSGNACEMRINAEDPERNFFPCPGMVEKLVWPQGDGVRIDSHLFSGYRIPPYYDSLLAKLVIHGGDRRQMLARAELALRQLRLTGITTTQSLHQWLIADPRLQAGRFDTNALEAWLIERAPAKTPLSREA
- a CDS encoding 5-oxoprolinase subunit B family protein, producing MENSAIRYSFGGDEHLFAEIDQAMSLSAFFRGLAITRALERRAIPGILDICLANASFQIRFNPDVVAPQALLEVVQQEESQAQTVNRLETRIIEIPVLYNDPWTHETLMRFRDRHQDPDATDLEYAASINGYQDIAGFIEAHSATPWFVSMVGFVAGLPFMFQMVEREKQLQVPKYLRPRTDTPRLSLGHGGCFGCIYSVRGAGGYQLFGVTPAPIYDPQQQLDYLRESLVFFRAGDIVQFKPIDRQRYERDVQAVEAGAFSLRIRPVTFEADKFAADPVGYKKYLQEVLYAD
- a CDS encoding biotin-dependent carboxyltransferase family protein; translated protein: MQIKVLKPGLATSVQDTGREGYYHLGIPPSGGLDQYSLRMANLLVGNPASAAVLEITLLGPELEFSGAGVVALCGASMQPQLDGAEMPMHTAFSVKAGQILRFGYAAAGCRSYLAVAGGIEVPLALGSRSTYTLGALGGHQGRRLAADDLLPVGAPGGKAKPGTTVPADCLPAFGKDVSLRMVPGLYIHRLTSQAVTQFFADDWSVGTEADRIGYRLKGGSPLAFQPRTPPFGAGSDPSNIVDACYPIGSVQVPGGLEPIVLLRDAVSGGGYMTLGTVIAADLDLVGQLQPNYRVRFEAISLEDALEARWRYRQRLARLEHLLVN
- a CDS encoding purine-cytosine permease family protein — its product is MADLSQIEGSQNVTAAEAVSDAERMGKFSLTMAWWAVCSAIFYIVVGASLALSYGAKNAIIGMILSIISYGLVNGAISRFAIRSGLSVALFSNLLFGRLGSALATLIFFSTAIYYAVFEGAVIAYAIHHLFPQLAYYWAALIVVLYSVPLIFGSVQHWLDKFNGVLLPFYLAGLLLTVLVAINHYGYQPQWLDFGPESPPAYGWWNCFTYYMGVWILMMYTFDYARFGKQQDINYHAQFNFGMPFYLITFLLNGVAGIYLVSSLEPQGEVSEVAVVVAILNLLGLWGLLFVWVTQTRINTANYYLATVNMQVFFDRLLRIRARKIVWACIVGAVVYLLMLADIFAYILQALAYQGVFVVAWVGVALGHIFFAGRTPPHTEQTFSPRGLSAWFVSVAAGIVLMHGNAALQSFSAPATFAIALLLYSFWPGRKMV